A segment of the Raphanus sativus cultivar WK10039 unplaced genomic scaffold, ASM80110v3 Scaffold4516, whole genome shotgun sequence genome:
ataacatagtcgagtttgtcgaggttgactttccttttctgcttcttttcctcaagagctgaaaggtatgagagaaggtcgtaataggttgtgaaacctttagccttctgtgataacaacacttcctttgaatggatcgtgtcacgagtcttacttaacaagtcatagtttgttatcacttcaccacatagtttaagactatgggtgattctcataagatcaaagtgatagtcatccacggattcataatcctggaaccttagagccttccattctttcatggactcatctagtaatggctcgaagaacatggtgttcaatctcgaccagagatcgtaaggatcgttgatgtagctgcactcatcatacagatccttcacgagatgctttctcattatcaaaacagctatacgcctttcatatgcaagggtatcattgccgtatttgatacacttcccaagtcctttagactttaaatcggctgaagtgttcatcgcccaatcaaggtaattgtctccattgagatcaagggctgggtaatcctagtgatggagtctcgacatctgaatcatatcaaaatgatttgtgttagtacatacaatttctgatgccattggctatccaagaaataaaaggcacttggccagtatgtaaacaataagcCATACGGCTTGGGTGTGTGATCAATGCCTTTCGGCCACTCATGATCACACAGCATCTTTGCGTGATCAATGCCTTACGGCTATTATTCAATCAGGATCACAcggccagcaaacaaataagagggccaCACAGCCAGTTCgcattcttttagaaatttatttttctcataactcatccatctcttaatcaacttgtttgatttataaatcccttgaaaatagtaggatggacgagtgcatggtctagcca
Coding sequences within it:
- the LOC108835046 gene encoding uncharacterized protein LOC108835046; this translates as MNTSADLKSKGLGKCIKYGNDTLAYERRIAVLIMRKHLVKDLYDECSYINDPYDLWSRLNTMFFEPLLDESMKEWKALRFQDYESVDDYHFDLMRITHSLKLCGEVITNYDLLSKTRDTIHSKEVLLSQKAKGFTTYYDLLSYLSALEEKKQKRKVNLDKLDYVMEISAEYQCEMIYGDAEEAKKRKFGWTHIDDEIGLFIE